A window from Setaria italica strain Yugu1 chromosome VIII, Setaria_italica_v2.0, whole genome shotgun sequence encodes these proteins:
- the LOC101776320 gene encoding uncharacterized protein LOC101776320 yields the protein MKLPLLPMELLPLPLELLLVELSLGPRVLVKFLKWEEEEEEEEEEEESDDDDLIVILMLADMDYERHKKKRHGSILGHEVVPRDMSSGNLCIVADYFADPPIYNATFFRRRFRMSRDLFLCIVDGVEAHNDYFRQKPNAIGLLDATALQKLFGSFCMLAHDVPADSMDEVVRLAESTMVEAFHHFVQAMVEVFGEQYLRPPTIEDTARLLAINTKRGWPGMLGCIDCMHWRWKNCPTAWKGQYSGHVDGPTMILEAVASKDLWIWHSFFGLPGSLNDINVLQRSPLFQRLTSGTAPPVEYMLNGNKYTMGYYLADGIYPSWATFVKIYRSPQGNKKVHFTKAQEVARKDVERAFGVLQARFAMVRGPARFWDKDTLWYIMTAVVIMHNMIIENERDEKENYDYDQDGGEVLRPEEYQRRDPLILQEFLKIHQEIEDRHVHQRLLDDLVEHLWALHGSS from the exons ATGAAGCTCCCGCTCCTGCCGATGGAGCTGCTACCACTGCcgctggagctgctgctggtggagctgTCGCTGGGGCCTCGGGTGTTGGTGAAGTTCCTGAAG tgggaggaagaggaagaggaggaggaagaagaagaggagtcAGACGATGATGACCTCATTGTAATTCTTATGCTTGCCGATATGGACTATGAGAGACACAAGAAGAAGCGTCATGGTTCAATCCTAGGACATGAGGTAGTTCCGAGGGACATGTCTAGTGGCAATCTGTGCATTGTGGCTGATTATTTTGCAGATCCTCCAATATACAATGCAACATTCTTCAGGAGGAGGTTCAGAATGTCGAGAGACCTCTTCTTGTGTATCGTGGATGGTGTGGAGGCACATAATGACTACTTTAGGCAGAAACCAAATGCAATAGGTCTTCTCGATGCCACTGCATTACAGAAGTTGTTTGGGTCATTTTGCATGCTGGCACATGATGTTCCAGCTGATTCAATGGATGAAGTTGTGAGGCTTGCTGAGAGCACCATGGTAGAGGCTTTTCACCACTTTGTGCAGGCTATGGTTGAGGTGTTTGGGGAGCAATACTTGAGGCCACCTACTATTGAGGACACTGCAAGATTGTTGGCCATTAACACTAAGAGGGGATGGCCTGGCATGCTCGGTTGCATCGATTGTATGCATTGGAGGTGGAAGAATTGCCCAACAGCTTGGAAAGGGCAGTATTCAGGGCATGTGGATGGGCCAACTATGatacttgaagctgttgcaTCTAAGGATTTGTGGATTTGGCATTCTTTCTTTGGTCTACCGGGCTCTTTAAATGATATCAATGTCTTGCAGAGATCACCATTATTTCAAAGGCTAACTTCAGGGACTGCACCACCTGTTGAGTACATGCTCAATGGTAACAAGTATACCATGGGATACTATCTTGCAGATGGGATCTACCCTTCATGGGCGACTTTTGTGAAGATCTATAGGAGTCCACAAGGCAATAAGAAAGTCCATTTCACAAAAGCACAAGAAGTGGCGAGGAAGGATGTGGAGAGAGCATTTGGTGTTCTACAAGCGCGTTTTGCCATGGTGAGGGGGCCTGCTAGATTTTGGGATAAGGATACTCTCTGGTATATAATGACCGCTGTTGTTATCAtgcataacatgatcattgaaAATGAGAGAGATGAAAAAGAGAATTACGACTATGATCAAGATGGTGGTGAGGTACTGAGGCCGGAGGAGTACCAACGACGCGATCCCCTCATTCTTCAGGAGTTCCTCAAGATACATCAGGAGATTGAGGATAGACATGTGCATCAGAGACTTCTTGATGATCTTGTGGAGCATTTGTGGGCACTTCATGGTTCTAGCTAG